One window of the Candidatus Saccharibacteria bacterium genome contains the following:
- a CDS encoding type II/IV secretion system protein, with translation MDQINQNQSNQPTNNQPETQVSSGTKDHRTNTAGGVTIAEAQNTKLQTEKYIKQSLVRDQKLNAQQLASIEHLIKLHNIDFIDYLISQNVADKEYIGQAVARYYGLNYIDLDSNQPLKELVMLVPKNVTAENRVVYYYKDSARAIFVTDQPKQPGLKEKLAQYIGGLRFELAYSLSEDIDVVLARYRTPLATRFNQIIQQQDRVAPDIIDEIVKDALVLDVSDIHLEPEESVVLIRFRIDGVLREAGQLPLKYYDSILNRLKVQAKMPIDVHGASQDGAIRYSIDEVSVDIRISIVPTLNGETVALRLLAGNSKNLNFKNLGFNVFDLRLINQQIHRPFGMIVTTGPTGSGKTTTLYSMLKLLNSSDINITTIEDPVEYKLFGINQIQVNRATGLNFAEGLRTIVRQDPDIILVGEIRDRETAKMAVNAALTGHLLFSTFHANDSATAIPRFIDMGVEPFLLASTLNTVIAQRLMRTICKICTKSFVADIDQLKKRIPNAERYFHKPKVTLYYGEGCESCNYSGYKGRVAIYEILIVSPSIKELIVKNPSSRLIWEQAQKEGARTLFEDGIVKVLNGRSTLEELLRVAEPK, from the coding sequence ATGGATCAAATAAACCAAAATCAATCAAATCAACCAACCAATAACCAGCCTGAAACTCAGGTGAGTTCTGGTACCAAAGACCATAGGACCAACACCGCAGGCGGCGTAACTATTGCTGAAGCTCAAAACACCAAGCTCCAAACTGAGAAATACATTAAACAGAGCTTGGTGCGCGATCAAAAGCTTAATGCTCAGCAGTTAGCCAGCATTGAACATCTTATTAAGCTCCACAACATCGACTTTATCGATTATTTAATCTCGCAAAACGTTGCCGATAAGGAATACATTGGCCAGGCAGTTGCCCGCTATTATGGCCTTAACTACATTGATCTAGATAGTAATCAACCGCTCAAAGAGCTGGTTATGCTGGTGCCCAAAAACGTTACGGCCGAAAATCGGGTTGTTTATTACTACAAAGACAGTGCCCGAGCAATTTTTGTGACCGATCAGCCCAAACAGCCGGGGCTTAAAGAAAAGCTGGCACAGTATATTGGCGGACTAAGATTTGAACTGGCCTACTCGCTAAGTGAAGATATAGATGTGGTTTTGGCTCGCTACCGCACGCCACTAGCCACGCGGTTTAACCAGATAATTCAACAACAAGATCGCGTAGCTCCCGATATAATTGATGAAATTGTAAAAGATGCTCTGGTGCTCGATGTTAGCGATATTCACCTGGAGCCAGAAGAGAGTGTGGTTCTGATTCGCTTTCGCATAGACGGTGTATTGCGTGAGGCAGGCCAGCTGCCACTCAAGTACTACGACAGCATTCTAAACCGCCTAAAGGTACAGGCCAAGATGCCAATAGATGTACATGGTGCAAGTCAAGACGGGGCGATTCGCTACAGTATAGACGAAGTTTCTGTTGATATTCGTATTTCAATCGTACCGACACTAAATGGTGAGACTGTGGCCCTGCGCCTGCTGGCCGGTAATTCCAAAAACCTTAACTTCAAAAATCTAGGCTTCAATGTGTTCGACCTGCGCCTGATTAACCAACAGATTCATAGACCATTTGGCATGATTGTTACCACCGGACCCACCGGGTCGGGCAAAACCACTACACTATATTCTATGCTTAAGCTTTTAAATAGTTCTGACATAAACATTACCACTATTGAAGACCCGGTGGAGTATAAACTGTTTGGCATTAATCAAATTCAAGTGAACCGTGCTACCGGGCTAAACTTTGCTGAAGGGCTGCGCACAATTGTGCGTCAGGATCCAGATATAATTTTGGTAGGAGAGATTCGCGATCGAGAGACTGCTAAGATGGCCGTCAATGCCGCACTTACCGGGCACTTGTTATTTTCGACATTTCATGCCAATGACTCAGCTACAGCCATACCGCGGTTTATTGACATGGGGGTTGAGCCGTTCTTGCTGGCTTCTACACTAAATACAGTTATAGCTCAGCGGTTGATGCGCACAATCTGCAAAATCTGCACAAAAAGTTTTGTAGCTGATATTGACCAGCTAAAAAAGCGCATACCCAATGCCGAAAGATATTTCCACAAGCCCAAGGTTACACTCTATTATGGCGAGGGCTGTGAGTCTTGTAACTATTCTGGTTACAAAGGACGAGTGGCAATTTACGAGATTCTGATTGTTTCGCCATCGATCAAGGAGTTGATAGTAAAGAATCCGTCGAGTCGATTAATATGGGAACAAGCCCAAAAGGAGGGCGCCCGTACCTTGTTCGAAGACGGCATAGTAAAAGTATTGAACGGACGCTCAACTCTGGAGGAACTACTACGTGTTGCTGAACCCAAATAG
- a CDS encoding aminoglycoside phosphotransferase family protein — protein MKQAILKDFNLKESAFIGEGGEAWVYLLDASRVLKIYKNNDLSKNLVGLQKLYKSLNWSSAGLTEQAILEFGTSHKSLYTIEKRIKGQDFCKSLKILQGRLRQEALDDFYLRAKQLHTLQKEKHVLFGDAIHIEKPRSKNWTTFLQKSAKQKVNWDFKPEEQKKILNKFSDRLAKLDYSGKPQLVHFDYFPANVMEKDARIVAIIDFSLAIYGDPLMDIAGTVGYLGLVAEMNKADTGYLLNKMLNDHNQTELVTLTTYLVYMAIYWSYCSQQSVADWAMHILDAWEESGFVQFSEDIWKAAILKTR, from the coding sequence ATGAAGCAAGCAATTCTAAAAGACTTCAATCTAAAAGAATCGGCTTTTATTGGTGAAGGTGGTGAAGCTTGGGTTTACCTACTCGATGCTAGTAGAGTTCTTAAGATTTACAAGAATAACGACCTTAGTAAGAATCTTGTCGGTCTACAAAAGCTATATAAAAGTCTCAATTGGAGTTCAGCTGGGCTTACCGAGCAAGCCATACTTGAGTTTGGTACTTCTCATAAGTCGCTATATACAATTGAAAAGCGTATTAAAGGCCAAGACTTCTGCAAAAGTCTAAAAATTCTGCAAGGCAGACTAAGACAAGAAGCACTAGATGATTTTTATTTGCGAGCTAAACAGTTACACACATTACAGAAAGAGAAGCATGTACTTTTCGGTGATGCAATTCATATAGAAAAGCCTAGGTCAAAAAACTGGACCACTTTTCTGCAAAAATCAGCCAAGCAAAAAGTGAATTGGGATTTTAAGCCAGAAGAACAAAAGAAAATTCTAAATAAGTTTAGCGACCGACTAGCAAAACTAGATTACAGTGGCAAACCACAACTTGTCCACTTTGATTACTTCCCAGCTAACGTAATGGAGAAAGATGCCAGAATTGTTGCCATTATTGATTTTAGTTTGGCAATCTATGGCGACCCCCTAATGGATATTGCAGGTACTGTGGGCTATCTTGGGCTAGTAGCAGAAATGAACAAGGCCGATACTGGGTACTTACTAAATAAAATGCTCAATGACCATAACCAAACGGAGCTTGTTACACTTACTACCTATTTGGTTTATATGGCGATTTATTGGAGTTACTGTAGCCAGCAAAGCGTTGCCGATTGGGCAATGCATATCTTAGACGCCTGGGAAGAAAGCGGTTTTGTACAGTTTTCAGAGGATATTTGGAAAGCAGCAATCCTTAAAACACGATAA
- a CDS encoding ABC-F family ATP-binding cassette domain-containing protein — MIILKDVTKTYKDKAVLDEAELSVNPQEIIGLVGKNGAGKTTLMRIILGEIKPDSGTVQTSDEIVGYLPQHSDFGEQTVQEFLQSKLPAEHLGWKIDKNLDLVGLKGIDVQKNANSLSGGQKTRLGLAALLLAEPEPTVLLLDEPTNNLDAEGLKWLRSFIKQFRGSVLLTSHDRGFLDESVNRIVELDNGKAKNYGGNYSFYREQKQLEYQSQLDKCEKSQLEQKKLKRTIVAQKEKARHVQSNFKQKDNDKFAKAFFKNRVTVKLDKQASALESRLEQLDDVERPMQRKSYKVELEGSVPSSKMILKVESLSKSFDGHIVLSDLSFEVYGGERVWVSGVNGSGKSTLLKIAAGIESPDSGSVQLGNNLEFGYFSQEATGLNLSETGIADLLSTGAKPQVCFEQAKSLHITEQDLKKPLSELSRGQIAKVAFAKLLLGQNQLLILDEPTNHLEIETREEIEAALSEYKGAIVVASHDKYFLDAIGVTKELSVIDGKTFGVTS, encoded by the coding sequence ATGATTATTTTGAAAGACGTAACAAAGACATATAAAGATAAGGCTGTTCTCGATGAGGCTGAACTTAGCGTAAACCCTCAGGAGATAATCGGCCTAGTGGGTAAAAACGGAGCTGGAAAAACTACTCTTATGCGTATTATATTAGGCGAAATCAAGCCTGATAGCGGTACCGTTCAGACGAGCGATGAAATAGTTGGCTATTTACCACAGCATAGTGATTTTGGCGAACAAACAGTTCAGGAGTTTTTACAATCAAAACTACCTGCCGAACATCTTGGGTGGAAAATAGATAAAAATTTGGACTTGGTTGGCTTAAAAGGCATTGATGTCCAGAAAAATGCCAATAGCTTGAGTGGTGGTCAAAAAACAAGGCTTGGGCTAGCAGCTTTACTCTTGGCTGAACCAGAACCAACAGTATTATTGCTCGACGAGCCGACTAATAATCTAGATGCTGAAGGATTGAAATGGTTAAGGAGTTTTATAAAACAGTTCAGAGGAAGTGTTTTGCTGACATCTCACGACAGAGGATTTTTAGACGAATCAGTTAACAGGATTGTCGAGTTGGATAATGGGAAAGCAAAAAACTATGGTGGTAACTACTCGTTTTACAGAGAACAAAAGCAGCTAGAGTATCAATCACAGCTTGATAAGTGCGAGAAAAGCCAGCTAGAGCAGAAGAAGCTCAAGCGGACAATCGTGGCCCAGAAAGAGAAAGCTCGCCATGTTCAAAGTAACTTTAAGCAAAAAGACAACGATAAGTTTGCCAAAGCCTTCTTCAAAAACAGAGTGACAGTTAAGCTAGACAAGCAAGCCAGTGCCTTAGAGTCCAGGCTAGAGCAGCTCGATGACGTTGAACGACCGATGCAACGAAAATCCTACAAAGTCGAGCTAGAAGGTTCTGTCCCAAGCAGTAAGATGATTCTGAAAGTTGAATCGCTATCGAAAAGCTTTGATGGTCATATTGTTTTAAGTGATTTGAGTTTTGAAGTCTATGGCGGCGAAAGAGTCTGGGTTTCAGGTGTGAATGGCTCGGGTAAAAGTACATTACTCAAGATTGCGGCTGGTATTGAGTCGCCTGACTCTGGGAGTGTCCAGCTTGGAAACAACCTTGAATTTGGGTACTTTTCACAGGAGGCCACTGGCTTAAATCTATCTGAAACAGGAATTGCCGACCTTCTATCTACTGGGGCTAAGCCTCAAGTTTGCTTTGAGCAGGCTAAGAGTTTGCATATCACAGAACAAGACTTGAAAAAGCCACTATCAGAGCTTTCAAGAGGCCAGATTGCCAAAGTAGCATTTGCGAAGTTGTTACTTGGTCAGAACCAATTACTTATACTAGATGAGCCAACTAATCATCTAGAAATCGAAACCCGTGAAGAAATTGAAGCTGCATTAAGCGAATATAAAGGAGCAATAGTTGTTGCTTCACACGACAAGTATTTTTTAGATGCCATCGGGGTTACAAAGGAGCTATCAGTTATTGATGGAAAGACGTTTGGGGTGACATCATGA
- a CDS encoding type II secretion system protein, translating into MVAYQQKSGFTLIELILATGIITILVMISIPILNRYVQRNDLDVAASAIVQDLYRAQNLARNGENGGNWGVYIQSGSITVFQGNSYASRIQSKDEVFGISPTIATSGTNEYVFSSFTGTPIATGSSTIQKNSDTKTVTVNAKGVIEY; encoded by the coding sequence ATGGTAGCATATCAACAAAAATCTGGTTTTACGCTAATAGAGCTAATACTGGCAACAGGCATAATAACAATCTTGGTTATGATTTCGATTCCCATTCTCAATCGATATGTTCAAAGAAATGATCTAGATGTAGCAGCTAGCGCAATCGTGCAAGATTTGTACAGAGCTCAGAATTTAGCCCGCAATGGTGAGAACGGCGGAAATTGGGGAGTTTATATCCAAAGCGGCAGCATTACGGTCTTTCAGGGCAACAGCTATGCTAGCCGGATTCAGTCCAAAGATGAAGTTTTTGGTATTTCACCCACAATTGCAACTTCGGGCACAAACGAGTATGTTTTCTCGTCCTTTACCGGCACACCGATTGCCACAGGCTCATCGACTATTCAGAAAAACAGCGATACCAAAACTGTAACCGTTAATGCCAAGGGGGTAATAGAATATTGA
- a CDS encoding DUF3800 domain-containing protein, producing the protein MLVFIDDSGDAGFKLGKGSSKHFVIACIIFDDNLDAEETALRIKRLRRSLGWRDYREFKFNKTTKAIRLKFLEEVKSCNFRVRAIIADKSIIRSEELKTNKNSFYNYMIKEVLSKSDGSIKEARIRLDGHEDRAYKRAASTYFRTHVNSKSSILKDMKFVNSKGDNLIQLADMIAGSLLRSTTSKSDCQQYIGVVKQRIEDVWYFK; encoded by the coding sequence ATGCTCGTTTTTATTGATGATTCTGGTGATGCTGGGTTTAAACTGGGAAAAGGTTCTAGCAAGCATTTCGTTATAGCTTGTATTATTTTTGATGATAACCTAGATGCGGAAGAAACAGCATTGCGTATTAAGCGATTACGACGTTCTCTCGGTTGGCGTGATTATAGAGAATTTAAGTTTAACAAGACCACAAAGGCAATAAGACTTAAGTTTTTAGAAGAAGTAAAAAGCTGCAACTTTAGAGTACGAGCAATTATTGCGGATAAGTCTATTATTCGTAGCGAGGAGCTGAAGACCAATAAGAACTCATTCTACAACTATATGATTAAGGAGGTTTTGTCCAAAAGTGATGGTTCTATAAAAGAAGCTAGAATCCGACTTGACGGGCATGAAGACCGTGCTTATAAGCGAGCGGCGTCCACTTATTTTCGAACCCATGTTAATTCCAAAAGTAGTATTCTAAAAGATATGAAGTTTGTTAACTCAAAAGGAGACAATCTAATTCAGTTAGCGGATATGATTGCAGGTTCGCTACTACGTTCGACGACTAGTAAATCGGATTGCCAACAGTATATAGGTGTCGTTAAGCAGCGTATCGAGGACGTTTGGTATTTCAAATAA
- a CDS encoding type II secretion system F family protein, with amino-acid sequence MLLNPNSTPKVDALNPAVSSGSAPKNAFAKPVAKVQQPKPAKKVRKLTHVSASRDAKEYFTETLSMLLSTGVPVAMSLDIIAKEITTKKVKKAILQMRDEVDEGSPLWKAVGETGILRSSSVALIKAGEESGRLAENLRVVSDQTHRINSLNAKIRSALIYPAFLIVMLVLVGSGISLFLLPKLAEIFKGLDVQLNLLTKIMIGFGIFWSHWGILITLVGFVVLFVVGLGIVYVKPVKLVAEKILFVLPGVKTIMYESEIARFGFITGSLLDAGLPIVEVLDSLHDSFATIRYQKLAEFMKQNIEEGQSFKDTFEKINDRKAFPGPIRMLITSSEKSGNLSNTLLKISTIYNEKVEIAAQNLETVIEPIILILIALGVLFVALSVILPIYGLLSGIK; translated from the coding sequence GTGTTGCTGAACCCAAATAGTACCCCTAAAGTCGATGCGCTGAATCCAGCTGTATCTTCGGGTTCGGCTCCAAAGAACGCATTTGCCAAACCAGTTGCAAAAGTGCAGCAGCCAAAGCCGGCCAAAAAGGTTAGAAAACTCACGCACGTTTCGGCTAGTCGAGATGCCAAAGAATATTTTACTGAGACACTGAGCATGCTGCTCTCGACTGGCGTGCCAGTAGCCATGAGTCTAGACATTATTGCCAAGGAGATCACCACCAAGAAAGTAAAAAAAGCGATTTTGCAAATGCGTGATGAGGTTGACGAAGGCTCACCGCTCTGGAAGGCGGTTGGCGAGACGGGCATATTGCGGTCTTCGTCGGTGGCGCTAATTAAGGCCGGCGAAGAATCAGGTAGGTTGGCCGAGAATCTAAGGGTTGTGTCTGATCAGACTCATCGTATAAATTCTCTCAATGCCAAAATCCGTTCAGCCTTAATCTACCCGGCTTTTTTGATCGTTATGCTGGTGCTTGTGGGTAGCGGCATAAGTTTGTTTTTGTTGCCTAAGCTAGCAGAGATATTTAAAGGCCTGGATGTTCAGCTTAATCTACTTACTAAAATAATGATTGGCTTTGGTATTTTTTGGTCTCATTGGGGCATACTAATTACTCTAGTTGGTTTTGTAGTTTTGTTTGTTGTGGGCCTAGGCATTGTCTATGTTAAACCAGTTAAGCTGGTGGCTGAGAAGATTCTGTTTGTACTGCCAGGTGTTAAGACAATTATGTATGAATCTGAAATAGCTCGCTTTGGGTTTATAACCGGTTCATTGCTCGATGCCGGCTTGCCAATTGTTGAGGTTTTAGATTCGTTACACGATTCATTTGCCACCATTCGATATCAAAAACTAGCTGAATTTATGAAGCAAAACATAGAAGAAGGCCAGTCGTTTAAAGACACCTTCGAGAAGATAAACGACCGTAAGGCGTTTCCCGGTCCGATCCGCATGCTTATAACTAGTTCTGAGAAGTCGGGTAACTTATCGAACACTCTGCTGAAAATAAGCACTATCTATAATGAAAAAGTTGAAATTGCTGCTCAGAATCTTGAGACGGTAATTGAGCCGATAATTTTGATATTGATAGCTCTGGGTGTGTTGTTTGTTGCTCTATCGGTCATCTTGCCGATCTACGGCTTACTGAGTGGAATCAAATAA